One Candidatus Bathyarchaeota archaeon DNA segment encodes these proteins:
- a CDS encoding HD domain-containing protein, with amino-acid sequence MGLIVENLESIVKEKMSVIKGSVHSFEHVKRVFKIATFFAREEKADVELVQVGALFHDLGWIMGKPHHENGAELASRILKDINYPQGRREKIVKIILRHPLDFRDELETIEEKIVWDADKIDLLGIVGVVRAFHWLGNAPFDSVVKRSFKELKTIYPLLNTETAKKIAKRRHNEILFLLSALKRELSLEDLDLI; translated from the coding sequence GTGGGTTTAATCGTAGAAAATCTTGAAAGCATTGTAAAAGAGAAAATGTCAGTAATAAAAGGAAGCGTTCATTCATTCGAGCATGTTAAGAGAGTTTTCAAGATAGCAACGTTTTTTGCTAGAGAAGAAAAAGCTGACGTAGAGTTGGTACAAGTAGGAGCGCTTTTTCATGATCTTGGATGGATCATGGGTAAACCACATCATGAAAATGGGGCAGAATTGGCTAGCAGAATTTTGAAAGACATCAACTATCCTCAAGGAAGAAGAGAAAAAATCGTTAAGATAATATTGCGTCATCCTCTTGACTTTAGAGACGAGTTGGAAACCATAGAAGAAAAGATAGTTTGGGATGCTGACAAAATTGATTTACTAGGAATCGTAGGTGTGGTTAGAGCGTTTCACTGGCTTGGTAATGCACCATTTGATTCTGTTGTAAAACGCTCTTTCAAAGAGTTAAAAACCATCTATCCTTTACTGAACACCGAAACTGCAAAGAAAATCGCAAAGAGGAGGCACAATGAAATACTTTTTCTCCTTTCAGCCTTAAAAAGGGAGCTTTCCCTAGAAGATTTGGATTTGATTTAA